The Pseudomonas aeruginosa genome includes the window TGGCTCGCGGGTCGGCGCCAGGGTACACCTTCGTTGCCGGGGACGACAGGCATGCACGCGGATCGGCGCGCGAAGATCCGCCCGGCGACCCGGGAAGCACAACGCAGAGCCTCGCCGAAACGTCTGTTACAGTTTTTTTCAGCCCACCGATCAAGCACTTGCGGATGCTAGTCTGCGGGTCTGCGAGGCCGCCCGGTCGCCGCGTCTGCCGACCCATTCCCCGAGCGAGGACCGCCGCCATGCATGCCGTCGATTTCATCCAGGACCTCGCCGTGATCATGCTGGTGGCGGGTGTGGTCACTATCCTCTTCCACCGCCTGCGCCAACCGGTGGTCCTCGGCTACATCGTCGCCGGCTTCATCATCGGCCCGCACACCCCGCCCTTCGGACTGATCCACGACGAAGACACGATCAAGACCCTGGCCGAACTCGGGGTGATCTTCCTGATGTTCTGCCTCGGCCTGGAGTTCAGCCTGCGCAAGCTCTTCCAGGTCGGCGCCACGGCGTTCATCGCGGCGTTCCTGGAAATCGTCCTGATGATCTGGATCGGCTTCGAGATCGGTCGCTTCTTCGAGTGGAGCACCATGGACTCGCTGTTCCTCGGCGCGATCCTGGCGATCTCCTCCACCACCATCATCGTCAAGGCGCTCGGCGACCTGAAGATGAAGAACGAGCGCTTCGCCCAACTGATCTTCGGCGTGCTGATCGTCGAGGACATCCTCGGCATCGGCATCATCGCCCTGCTGTCGGGAATCGCCGTGAGCGGTTCGGTGGAAACCGGCGAGGTGTTCTCCACGGTCGGCAAGCTCAGCCTGTTCATGATCGTCGCGCTGGTCGTCGGCATCCTCCTGGTGCCACGCCTGCTGGCCTACGTGGCGAAGTTCGAGAGCAACGAGATGCTGCTGGTCACCGTGCTCGGCCTGTGCTTCGGCTTCTGCCTGCTGGTGGTGAAGCTGGAATACAGCATGGTGCTCGGCGCCTTCCTGATCGGCGCGATCATGGCCGAGTCGCGCCAGTTGGTGCAGATCGAACGATTGATCGAGCCGGTCCGTGACATGTTCAGTGCGATCTTCTTCGTCGCCATCGGCCTGCTGATCGACCCGAAGATCCTCGTCGAGTACGCCTGGCCGATCGCCCTGATCACCGTCGCGGTGGTGCTCGGCAAGATGTTCTCCTGCGGCATGGGTGCGTTCATCGCCGGCAACGACGGACGCACTTCGCTGCGGGTCGGCATGGGCCTGTCGCAGATCGGCGAGTTCTCCTTCATCATCGCCGCCCTGGGCATGACTCTGAAAGTCACCAGCGACTTCCTCTACCCGGTGGCGGTAGCGGTCTCGGCCATCACCACCCTGCTCACCCCGTACCTGATCCGCGCCGCCGACCCGCTCTCGCAGCACCTGGCCAACGCCATGCCGCAGCGCATGGCGAGGATCTTCGGCCACTACGGCGACTGGCTGCGCAGCATCCAGCCGCAGGGCGACCGTGCGGTGCTGGCGGCGATGATCCGGCGCATCTTGCTGCAGGTCGGGGTGAACCTGGCGCTGGTGATCGCGATCTTCCTCGCCGGCGGTTATTTCGCCGATACGCTTTCCGCCTGGATGAGCCAGTGGGTCGCCTACGACGGGCTACACAAGGCATTGATCTGGGGCGGCGCGCTGCTGGTCTCGCTGGCCTTCCTGATC containing:
- a CDS encoding cation:proton antiporter, with the translated sequence MHAVDFIQDLAVIMLVAGVVTILFHRLRQPVVLGYIVAGFIIGPHTPPFGLIHDEDTIKTLAELGVIFLMFCLGLEFSLRKLFQVGATAFIAAFLEIVLMIWIGFEIGRFFEWSTMDSLFLGAILAISSTTIIVKALGDLKMKNERFAQLIFGVLIVEDILGIGIIALLSGIAVSGSVETGEVFSTVGKLSLFMIVALVVGILLVPRLLAYVAKFESNEMLLVTVLGLCFGFCLLVVKLEYSMVLGAFLIGAIMAESRQLVQIERLIEPVRDMFSAIFFVAIGLLIDPKILVEYAWPIALITVAVVLGKMFSCGMGAFIAGNDGRTSLRVGMGLSQIGEFSFIIAALGMTLKVTSDFLYPVAVAVSAITTLLTPYLIRAADPLSQHLANAMPQRMARIFGHYGDWLRSIQPQGDRAVLAAMIRRILLQVGVNLALVIAIFLAGGYFADTLSAWMSQWVAYDGLHKALIWGGALLVSLAFLIAAYRKLKALSMLLAELGVKPEKAGRHTARVRRVISEIIPLLSLAGMMVLLAALSSSILPPGELLVVVVLVAGLVIAVLWRWLIRVHSRMQIALMETLDQEKGSH